CATACTGCCGTTACGAGCTTCAAAGGGGACAGCTTTACGCTATGTTGCTGAGCGCTTGAATATCCCGCTGGAGTCGGTGTTTGTCGCGGGGGGGTCCGGTGCCGACGAGGATATGATGCGTGGCAATCCGTTGGCGGCCGTGGTGGCGAACCGGCACCACGAGGAGTTGTCGCAACTGGTCGATGTCGAACGAATCTTTTTTTCGAGTAAGCCGCATGCCGCCGGAATTATCGAGGCTTTGGAGTTCTACGATTTTTTCGGCAGCTGTAAAGACCCCAGGGAGATTGCCCGTTCTGATGAGCCCTAGACGCTTGCTGCTCTGCACCGACCTGGATAGAACGCTTATCCCCAATGGCGTTCAGCCCGAACACCCAGCTGCACGCAAACTGTTCCGGGAGTTTTGTCGGTTGCCCGAGGTCACCCTGATTTACGTGACCGGGCGGCATCAGCTTTTGGTGGAACAGGCGATCGAGGAGTATGGCTTGCCGGAACCCGACTATGCGATCACCGATGTCGGGACCCAGATTTACCGGATTGAGGCTGCCAAATGGCAGGAGATGAGCGCTTATGGCCCAGATTTCGGAGGACTGGCATGGGCATAGTCGTGAGCAGATTCAGGAATATCTCCGTCCACGGTCTGAGCTCAGGTTGCAGGAAGCCAGCAAGCAGAACACCTTCAAACTCAGTTATTATCTGGCCTTGGAGGGAAACAAGGGGCCTGTGCTAAGCTGGGTCGATAGCTGTCTAAACCAAAAGGGGGTGGAAGCCAGTCTGGTCTGGAGTATTGATGAACGCAAAAGCATCGGTTTGCTCGATGTTTTGCCGCGCAACGCGACAAAGTTGCACGGGATTCAGTTTTTGCAGCAACAGCTCGGATTTCAGCAGGACGAGGTGGTTTTTGCCGGCGATAGTGGCAATGACCTGGCAGTTCTCGGCAGTGCTGTCCCTGCAATTCTGGTCGCCAATGCCGGCTCCGAAGTACAGCGACAGGCCAAGCAACTTGCCGTGCAGAATGGTCAGACCGATTCACTTTATTTGGCGACAGAAGCGGGCTCTGGTCTGGGTGGCCATTATGCCGCCGGGATCCTTGAGGGAGTCTGGCATTTTGTCCCGGAATTTCGCGCCAAGTTGACGCAAATGGAACGTTCACTATGAGTCGATCTTCAGGTCTAACCGTTTTTGGCGAGGTGCTCTTTGACTGTTTCCCGAGCGGGGAACAGATTCTGGGTGGAGCTCCCTTTAATGTCGCCTGGCATTTACAGGCGCTGGGAAATCGACCGCAATTTATTTCGCGGGTTGGAGATGACGAACTCGGCAAAACGATCCTCGCCGCCATGCAGACTTGGGGGATGAGTACCACAGGAGTTCAGTTTGATCCTGTGCATCCGACCGGGCAAGTCGCCGTTAAGGTGGTTGGGAACGAGCCTAGTTACACTATCCTCCAGGACTCGGCCTATGATTTTGTCGATGCCGCTAAAATCGGTCCTGCCGCGAGCGACGGGGTTCTGTATCACGGCACCCTGGGGCTGAGAAATAGCGTTTCTCGCGATGCATTTCAGTGGCTTGTCCAGGCTGCAGATTTAAAAATTTTTCTGGATGTCAATTTGCGTACCCCCTGGTGGCAACAGGCTGAGGTTCACAACTGGCTGGCGCAGGCGCATTGGGTCAAACTGAACCTGGATGAACTCCGTCTGCTCGGCTTCGATTCTCTCGACATCCACCAGGAGATGGCAAGGTTTCAGGTCGAGTTCCAGCTGGAACAGCTGATTCTGACCCGTGGAGAAGCGGGCGCCCTGGTGCGCACGGCTCAAGGGGAATACCACGAAGTTGTGCCCAAACAAGCCCCACTTCTGGTTGACACGGTCGGCGCCGGCGACGCATTTAGTGCGGTGTATATCCATGGGCTGCTCGCCGGCTGGTCGATAACCAAAACACTTCAGGTCGCGCAACAATTTGCCAGTAAAATCATTGGCTTGCGCGGTGCCACCACCAAGGATGCTTCTTTTTATCAGGAGATCATCGATTAGGGCTTTTGCTTCATCAGGCAAGCGGATGCTATAAATACGAAAAACCCACTAGAATCTAGGAACAGCATGTACGAACAGGTCGCCCACTCCCTTTTGAACGATATTCTCAATCAGATTAAACCCGAAATCCACCAGCAGGATCTCCGCCACTTCTATACCCGCCTCGGCGCTAATTTCTATGCCATTCACGCCCTGTTTGAAAAACTGTACGGCGACCGCGACGATTTCGAGCAACAGGCGCAAACCCTGGTCGAAA
Above is a genomic segment from Geopsychrobacter electrodiphilus DSM 16401 containing:
- a CDS encoding HAD family hydrolase; amino-acid sequence: MSPRRLLLCTDLDRTLIPNGVQPEHPAARKLFREFCRLPEVTLIYVTGRHQLLVEQAIEEYGLPEPDYAITDVGTQIYRIEAAKWQEMSAYGPDFGGLAWA
- a CDS encoding HAD family hydrolase, with protein sequence MAQISEDWHGHSREQIQEYLRPRSELRLQEASKQNTFKLSYYLALEGNKGPVLSWVDSCLNQKGVEASLVWSIDERKSIGLLDVLPRNATKLHGIQFLQQQLGFQQDEVVFAGDSGNDLAVLGSAVPAILVANAGSEVQRQAKQLAVQNGQTDSLYLATEAGSGLGGHYAAGILEGVWHFVPEFRAKLTQMERSL
- a CDS encoding carbohydrate kinase family protein; this translates as MSRSSGLTVFGEVLFDCFPSGEQILGGAPFNVAWHLQALGNRPQFISRVGDDELGKTILAAMQTWGMSTTGVQFDPVHPTGQVAVKVVGNEPSYTILQDSAYDFVDAAKIGPAASDGVLYHGTLGLRNSVSRDAFQWLVQAADLKIFLDVNLRTPWWQQAEVHNWLAQAHWVKLNLDELRLLGFDSLDIHQEMARFQVEFQLEQLILTRGEAGALVRTAQGEYHEVVPKQAPLLVDTVGAGDAFSAVYIHGLLAGWSITKTLQVAQQFASKIIGLRGATTKDASFYQEIID